A part of Aquaspirillum sp. LM1 genomic DNA contains:
- a CDS encoding TetR/AcrR family transcriptional regulator produces MHTVSPTPSRRRGRPPKSRDALTDTRELLLRAGLETLTEKGFATAGLDEILGRVGVPKGSFYHYFDSKEAFGLALIERYADFFARKLDRHFQRADLSPLARLQAFVDDAQAGMARYGYRRGCLIGNLGQEMGALPESFRSCLQVTFEDWQARLAACLRQAQQAGELSASADADALSAFFWIGWEGAVLRAKLEQCAEPLLLFARFFLAGLPR; encoded by the coding sequence ATGCACACCGTCTCCCCGACCCCTTCCCGCCGCCGAGGCCGGCCACCCAAGTCGCGCGATGCGCTGACCGACACGCGCGAGCTGCTGCTGCGCGCCGGGCTGGAAACGCTCACCGAAAAAGGCTTTGCTACCGCCGGGCTGGATGAAATCCTGGGCCGTGTGGGGGTGCCCAAGGGCTCGTTTTATCATTACTTTGACAGCAAGGAAGCGTTTGGCCTGGCGCTGATTGAGCGCTATGCCGATTTTTTTGCCCGCAAGCTGGACCGGCATTTCCAACGTGCCGACCTCTCACCGCTGGCGCGGTTGCAGGCGTTTGTTGACGATGCCCAGGCCGGCATGGCGCGCTACGGCTATCGTCGCGGTTGTTTGATTGGCAATCTGGGCCAGGAGATGGGCGCGCTGCCTGAAAGCTTTCGCTCTTGCTTGCAAGTCACTTTTGAAGATTGGCAGGCGCGGTTGGCGGCGTGCCTGCGTCAGGCGCAACAGGCGGGCGAGCTGTCAGCCAGCGCCGATGCCGATGCTTTGTCGGCGTTTTTCTGGATTGGCTGGGAAGGTGCGGTGCTGCGTGCCAAGCTGGAGCAGTGTGCCGAGCCGCTGCTGCTGTTTGCCCGGTTTTTTTTGGCCGGATTGCCGCGCTGA
- a CDS encoding peroxidase-related enzyme (This protein belongs to a clade of uncharacterized proteins related to peroxidases such as the alkylhydroperoxidase AhpD.), with product MSNAIATPAISRFPVPELDSLPEDLRARILAVQDKSGFIPNVFLTLAHRPDEFRAFFAYHDALMDKPGNLSKAECEMIVVATSNLNQCQYCVVAHGAILRIRAKDPLIADQVAINYRKADISERQKAMLDFAVKVSASAHLVGEADFAALKAHDFDEDDIWDIAAIAAFFGMSNRLANVTSMRPNAEFYALGR from the coding sequence ATGAGCAATGCCATCGCCACCCCGGCCATCAGCCGTTTTCCCGTGCCAGAACTCGACTCCCTGCCCGAAGATCTGCGCGCACGCATCCTGGCCGTGCAGGACAAATCCGGCTTCATCCCCAATGTGTTTCTCACCCTGGCGCATCGGCCAGATGAGTTTCGTGCCTTTTTTGCCTACCACGATGCGCTGATGGACAAACCCGGCAATCTGAGCAAGGCTGAGTGCGAGATGATTGTGGTGGCCACCAGCAATCTGAATCAGTGCCAGTATTGCGTGGTGGCGCATGGGGCAATTTTGCGCATTCGCGCCAAAGACCCGCTGATTGCCGATCAGGTGGCGATCAACTATCGCAAGGCGGACATCAGCGAGCGGCAAAAAGCCATGCTGGACTTTGCCGTCAAGGTGTCGGCCAGCGCACATCTGGTGGGCGAGGCCGATTTTGCGGCGCTGAAAGCGCATGACTTTGACGAGGATGACATCTGGGATATTGCCGCGATTGCGGCGTTTTTTGGCATGTCCAACCGGCTGGCCAATGTGACCAGCATGCGGCCAAATGCCGAGTTTTACGCGCTGGGCCGCTAA
- a CDS encoding phosphatidylserine decarboxylase gives MSNPYPHPILAREGWPFILCSVCLSVILSFVLGLWSLPFWLITVFVVQFFRDPARTIPQQANAVLSPADGRIVVVERSQDPQLKRDAIKVSVFMNVFNVHSNRSPVDGVVTQVDYFRGSFVNAALQKASLENERNAVSVRLNDGTDITFIQIAGLVARRILCYAKPGDTLHRGQRYGFIRFGSRVDVYLPLTATVKVSIGDKVSATETILAELAR, from the coding sequence GTGTCCAACCCCTATCCCCACCCCATCCTGGCCCGCGAAGGCTGGCCATTCATTCTGTGCAGCGTCTGCCTGTCGGTCATCCTCAGCTTTGTCCTGGGCCTGTGGTCCCTGCCGTTCTGGCTGATTACCGTATTTGTGGTGCAGTTTTTCCGCGACCCGGCGCGCACCATCCCGCAGCAGGCCAACGCCGTGCTCAGCCCAGCCGATGGCCGGATTGTCGTGGTGGAGCGCAGCCAGGATCCGCAACTCAAGCGCGATGCCATCAAGGTCAGCGTGTTCATGAATGTGTTCAATGTTCACTCCAACCGCAGCCCGGTGGATGGCGTGGTCACCCAAGTGGATTATTTTCGCGGCAGCTTTGTCAACGCCGCCCTGCAAAAAGCCTCGCTGGAAAACGAACGCAACGCCGTATCGGTGCGTCTGAACGACGGCACCGACATCACCTTCATCCAGATTGCCGGCCTGGTGGCGCGACGCATCCTGTGCTACGCCAAGCCCGGCGACACCCTGCATCGCGGCCAGCGCTACGGCTTTATCCGCTTTGGCTCGCGGGTGGATGTCTACCTGCCGCTCACCGCTACCGTCAAGGTCAGCATTGGTGATAAAGTGTCCGCCACCGAAACCATTCTGGCTGAGCTGGCGCGCTGA
- a CDS encoding DMT family transporter: protein MTTSAPSHRLAYVLLVLTALFWSGNFVLARAMHAAVPPMTLSFMRWLIAFALLAPFSLHHAWRERALLWQCRGRILALSLLGITAFNSLVYTGVQTTTATNAVLLNSFIPILTVLFGALWFGQRLGGRQVLGLAVSFVGVLAIVSHGEWARLVGLDLNHGDMIVFLAMVSWALYTLALRGLPAGLNRFGLLITMVVVGLLAILPFFVWEVASDRVVELNTATLATFAYVGTFPSVVAYLFFNYGVARVGPARAAMFIHLMPAFGALLSTVFLGETLAWYHLAGISAIFLGLSLSTRGQ, encoded by the coding sequence ATGACGACTTCCGCCCCCTCCCATCGCCTGGCCTATGTGCTGCTGGTGCTGACCGCCTTGTTCTGGTCGGGCAATTTTGTCCTGGCCCGCGCCATGCACGCCGCCGTCCCGCCGATGACGCTTTCCTTTATGCGCTGGCTGATTGCCTTTGCCCTGCTGGCACCATTTTCGCTGCACCACGCCTGGCGCGAACGCGCCTTGCTATGGCAATGTCGCGGGCGGATTCTGGCGCTGTCGCTGCTGGGCATCACTGCGTTCAACTCGCTGGTGTACACCGGCGTGCAGACCACCACCGCCACCAACGCCGTGCTGCTGAACTCGTTCATCCCCATCCTCACCGTGCTGTTTGGCGCGCTGTGGTTTGGCCAGCGCCTGGGCGGACGGCAGGTACTGGGGCTGGCGGTGTCGTTTGTCGGGGTGCTGGCGATTGTCTCGCACGGCGAATGGGCGCGGTTGGTCGGGCTGGATCTCAACCACGGTGACATGATCGTGTTTCTGGCCATGGTCAGCTGGGCGCTGTACACCCTGGCGTTGCGCGGCCTGCCCGCCGGACTGAACCGCTTTGGCCTGCTGATCACCATGGTGGTGGTTGGCCTGCTGGCCATCCTGCCATTTTTTGTCTGGGAGGTGGCCAGCGATCGCGTGGTCGAGCTGAACACCGCCACCCTGGCCACTTTTGCCTATGTCGGCACCTTTCCATCAGTGGTCGCCTATCTGTTCTTCAACTACGGCGTGGCCCGCGTCGGCCCGGCGCGGGCGGCAATGTTCATCCACCTGATGCCGGCGTTTGGCGCGCTATTGTCTACGGTGTTTCTCGGCGAAACCCTGGCCTGGTATCACCTGGCCGGCATCAGCGCGATTTTTCTCGGGTTGTCGCTATCCACGCGCGGGCAGTGA
- a CDS encoding IS110 family transposase, giving the protein MELSALYKCVIGLDVHQAQITACALIQQPDGSTRIEQRQFGGFARDRRELADWAASLHPDEVVMESTGIYWKSPYAALEAVGIRAKVVNARHVKHVPGRKTDVGDAHWLAMLARAGLLRASFVPPAALRELRLIARQRQKLVGQLASEKNRLHKVLTDSGIRLGVVVSDLHGQSARAMVKAIIAGQAPQQVINLASRRLKASREEIFDALQGELTASHRFVLDELMQHIEEIEARIDRFDVRLLAGLESERGTLALLQTIPGVDLIGAAMLLVEIGSDMGAFGSADRLASWVGVCPGNNESAGKRKSGHTRKGNPYVRRLLCEFAHAASRTTSVFKSKFQALVVRRGYKRAIIAIGHKILRTLFFMLKRREHYRDCATDYEALSVQRNAPRWIKALTKFGFITPASA; this is encoded by the coding sequence ATGGAACTGTCAGCACTGTACAAATGCGTCATCGGACTCGACGTCCATCAGGCGCAAATCACCGCCTGCGCATTGATTCAGCAACCCGATGGCAGCACGCGCATCGAGCAGCGGCAGTTTGGCGGCTTTGCCCGCGACCGCCGGGAACTCGCGGATTGGGCCGCTTCCTTGCACCCGGATGAAGTCGTGATGGAGAGCACCGGCATCTACTGGAAGAGCCCGTATGCCGCGCTGGAGGCAGTCGGCATCCGCGCCAAGGTGGTGAATGCCCGCCACGTCAAGCATGTCCCTGGCCGCAAGACCGATGTGGGCGATGCCCATTGGCTGGCGATGCTGGCGCGGGCCGGTTTGTTGCGCGCCTCGTTTGTCCCGCCTGCAGCATTGCGCGAATTGCGCCTGATTGCCCGTCAGCGACAGAAACTGGTTGGCCAACTGGCCTCTGAGAAGAACCGGCTGCACAAAGTGCTGACCGACAGTGGAATTCGCCTTGGCGTAGTGGTCAGCGATCTGCATGGGCAATCTGCCCGCGCCATGGTCAAGGCGATCATCGCCGGGCAAGCCCCACAACAGGTGATCAACCTGGCCAGCCGCCGACTGAAGGCCAGCCGTGAGGAGATCTTCGATGCCCTGCAAGGCGAGCTGACCGCCAGTCACCGCTTCGTGCTCGACGAACTGATGCAGCATATTGAGGAGATCGAAGCCAGGATCGACCGCTTCGACGTCCGATTGCTGGCTGGGCTTGAATCCGAGCGGGGCACGCTGGCGCTGCTGCAAACGATCCCTGGCGTTGACCTGATCGGCGCGGCGATGCTGTTGGTGGAAATTGGCTCGGACATGGGCGCCTTCGGCAGCGCAGATCGTTTGGCTTCGTGGGTTGGCGTTTGCCCGGGCAACAACGAGTCGGCGGGCAAGCGCAAGTCAGGCCACACCCGCAAGGGCAACCCATATGTGCGCCGCCTGCTGTGCGAGTTTGCGCATGCCGCCAGTCGCACCACATCGGTGTTCAAGTCGAAGTTCCAGGCTCTTGTGGTCAGGCGTGGCTACAAACGCGCCATTATTGCAATTGGTCACAAAATTCTGCGCACGCTGTTCTTCATGCTCAAGCGGCGCGAGCATTACCGGGATTGCGCGACGGATTACGAGGCGCTCTCTGTTCAGCGCAATGCCCCACGCTGGATCAAGGCGCTGACTAAATTTGGTTTTATCACGCCAGCCAGCGCCTGA
- a CDS encoding 2-isopropylmalate synthase has protein sequence MQLDIDRLITHFGGPTALADALTRTFPDDPVSRAAIYKWRERGSLPLAQLNKLAQLAALHGQAFSFNDYLTGLTMPATTENCTMTDRLIIFDTTLRDGEQSPGAAMTKEEKIRIARQLEKLGVDVIEAGFAAASPGDADAIRAIAEVVKHSTVCSLARANERDVRTAGEAIRPAAKGRIHTFIATSPIHMEKKLRMTPDQVVEAAVAAVRIAKEYTDDVEFSAEDAVRSDMDFLVRIFEAVIDAGAKTINVPDTVGYSIPSAWRERFSTLISRVKNSDQVIWSTHCHNDLGMAVANSLAAVQGGARQVECTINGLGERAGNASLEEVVMAVKTRRDLFNVDTGIEPTQIVPTSKLVSTITGYPVQPNKAIVGANAFSHESGIHQDGVLKHRETYEIMSAESVGWSANRLTLGKLSGRNAFKTKLAELGIELSGEEAVNAAFARFKDLADRKREIFDEDLHALLSDGDAGHSGDSYKFISLKVATETGETPLANIVFAEHGVEKRAESGGSGPVDAAFKAIESLVNSGAELELYSVNAITKGTESQGEVTVRLARDGRIANGQGADTDIIVASAKAYLSALNRLSQRGERMNPQTEV, from the coding sequence ATGCAACTGGACATTGACCGCCTGATTACCCATTTTGGTGGCCCGACCGCCCTGGCTGATGCGCTCACCCGCACCTTCCCGGACGACCCGGTATCCAGAGCCGCCATTTACAAGTGGCGCGAGCGCGGCAGCCTGCCGCTGGCCCAACTGAACAAGCTGGCGCAACTGGCCGCCCTGCACGGCCAGGCTTTCAGCTTCAATGATTATCTGACCGGCCTGACCATGCCGGCGACGACGGAGAATTGCACCATGACCGACCGCCTCATCATTTTTGACACCACCTTGCGCGATGGCGAACAAAGCCCCGGCGCGGCAATGACCAAGGAAGAAAAAATCCGCATTGCCCGTCAGCTGGAAAAGCTGGGTGTTGACGTGATCGAGGCCGGGTTTGCGGCGGCCAGCCCCGGCGACGCCGACGCCATCCGCGCCATTGCCGAAGTGGTCAAGCACTCCACCGTCTGTAGCCTGGCACGCGCCAACGAACGCGACGTGCGCACCGCCGGCGAGGCCATCCGCCCAGCCGCCAAGGGCCGCATCCACACCTTCATCGCCACCAGCCCGATCCACATGGAGAAAAAGCTGCGCATGACGCCGGACCAGGTCGTGGAAGCCGCCGTGGCCGCCGTGCGCATCGCCAAGGAATACACCGACGACGTGGAATTCTCCGCTGAAGACGCCGTGCGTTCGGACATGGATTTTCTGGTGCGTATCTTTGAAGCGGTGATCGACGCCGGTGCCAAAACCATCAATGTGCCAGACACGGTGGGCTACAGCATTCCGTCGGCCTGGCGCGAGCGGTTTTCCACCTTGATCAGCCGGGTGAAAAACAGCGACCAGGTGATCTGGTCCACCCACTGCCACAACGACCTGGGCATGGCCGTGGCCAACTCGCTGGCTGCGGTGCAGGGCGGTGCGCGTCAGGTGGAATGCACCATCAATGGCCTGGGCGAACGCGCCGGCAATGCCTCGCTGGAAGAAGTGGTGATGGCGGTCAAAACCCGCCGCGATCTGTTTAATGTCGATACCGGCATCGAACCCACCCAGATCGTGCCGACCTCCAAGCTGGTGTCTACCATCACCGGCTACCCGGTACAGCCAAACAAGGCAATTGTCGGTGCCAACGCCTTCTCGCACGAATCCGGCATTCATCAGGATGGCGTGCTCAAGCACCGCGAAACCTACGAAATCATGAGCGCCGAGTCGGTGGGCTGGAGTGCCAACCGCCTGACCCTGGGCAAGCTGTCTGGCCGCAATGCGTTCAAGACCAAGCTGGCCGAACTGGGCATTGAATTGTCTGGCGAAGAAGCCGTCAACGCCGCCTTTGCCCGCTTCAAGGACCTGGCCGACCGCAAGCGCGAGATCTTCGACGAAGACCTGCACGCGCTGTTGTCCGACGGCGACGCCGGCCACAGCGGCGACAGCTACAAATTCATCTCGCTGAAAGTGGCGACTGAAACCGGGGAAACCCCGCTGGCCAATATCGTGTTTGCCGAACACGGCGTGGAAAAACGCGCCGAATCCGGCGGCTCCGGCCCGGTGGACGCGGCGTTCAAGGCCATCGAATCGCTGGTGAACAGCGGCGCCGAACTGGAGCTGTATTCGGTGAACGCCATCACCAAGGGCACTGAATCGCAAGGCGAAGTCACCGTGCGCCTGGCGCGCGATGGCCGCATCGCCAACGGCCAGGGTGCTGACACCGACATCATTGTCGCCAGCGCCAAGGCTTACCTGTCCGCGCTCAATCGTCTGAGCCAGCGTGGCGAGCGCATGAATCCGCAAACCGAAGTCTGA
- a CDS encoding MDR family oxidoreductase, with protein MFKAILIEKDHTGYRAGVQTLDEAALPEGNVRVRVSHSTLNYKDALAITGQGPVVRKFPMVPGIDLAGMVETSQHPDYQPGDAVLLNGWGVGETHWGGLAQRVQLNGDWLIPLPAGLTAPQAMALGTAGYTAMLCVMALERYGVQPKDGEVLVTGAAGGVGSVAVAVLSQLGYRVTAMTGRLQDADYLRALGATEVIERGPYTEPGKPLAKERWAGAVDVAGGQVLANVCASMQYQGVVAACGLAAGMALPATVAPFILRGVTLAGVDSVMRPRADRLLAWQRLTQDLSLDKLAQIGSQEVGLDEVIPLASRLLQGEVRGRVVVDVNR; from the coding sequence ATGTTCAAGGCCATCCTGATTGAAAAAGACCACACCGGCTACCGCGCCGGCGTGCAAACGCTGGACGAGGCCGCCTTGCCCGAGGGCAATGTGCGCGTGCGCGTCAGCCATTCCACGCTGAACTACAAAGACGCGCTGGCCATCACCGGCCAGGGGCCGGTGGTGCGCAAGTTTCCGATGGTCCCCGGCATTGATCTGGCTGGCATGGTGGAAACCAGCCAACACCCGGATTACCAGCCGGGCGATGCGGTGTTGCTGAATGGCTGGGGCGTGGGCGAAACCCACTGGGGCGGGCTGGCGCAACGGGTGCAGTTGAATGGCGATTGGCTGATTCCGCTGCCAGCCGGCTTGACCGCCCCACAGGCCATGGCGCTTGGTACCGCCGGCTACACCGCCATGCTGTGCGTGATGGCACTGGAGCGCTACGGCGTGCAGCCCAAAGACGGCGAAGTGCTGGTGACTGGTGCGGCGGGCGGCGTGGGCAGTGTGGCGGTGGCCGTGCTCAGCCAGTTGGGCTATCGGGTGACGGCGATGACGGGCCGTCTACAGGATGCCGACTATCTGCGCGCACTGGGTGCCACGGAGGTGATCGAGCGCGGGCCATACACCGAGCCAGGCAAGCCGCTGGCCAAGGAGCGCTGGGCGGGTGCGGTGGACGTGGCCGGCGGCCAGGTGCTGGCCAATGTCTGCGCCAGTATGCAATACCAGGGCGTGGTGGCGGCGTGCGGGCTGGCTGCGGGTATGGCGCTGCCAGCCACGGTGGCGCCGTTTATTTTGCGCGGTGTCACCCTGGCCGGCGTAGACAGCGTGATGCGCCCGCGCGCCGACCGGCTGCTGGCCTGGCAGCGGCTGACGCAGGATTTGTCGTTGGACAAGCTGGCGCAGATTGGCAGCCAGGAAGTGGGCCTGGATGAAGTCATTCCGCTGGCTTCGCGCCTGTTGCAGGGCGAAGTGCGTGGCCGTGTGGTGGTGGACGTCAACCGCTAA
- a CDS encoding IS630 family transposase (programmed frameshift) has translation MPAIKYRVTLTDDEVEMLEAILRKGKCAARKQTRARILLKAAAGCKDTAIMEALAVSATMIHHTRQRCVEEGVEAALSDRPRPGKAPKLTDKQCAHVIATACTPPPAGHEHWTLRLLADKVVQLGYADSFSHETVRRLLKKHLLKPWQVQEWCIPEVGAEFVAPMEDLLDLYAEPYDPARPVICFDESPKQLIGEVREPIPPQPSAPARQDTEYKRNGVRNLMMICEPKRGWRDVLIMQRRTKIDFAHAMRHIVECYPDAEVIRVVLDNLNTHKTASLYEAFQPEEARAIARKLEFHYTPKHGSWLNIAELELAVLSNMCLSQRIADEEMLRREVEANVRERNANAIPVKWKFSTQDARRKLARLYPCVST, from the exons ATGCCCGCCATCAAGTATCGTGTCACGCTGACAGATGACGAAGTCGAAATGCTGGAAGCCATACTGCGCAAGGGCAAGTGCGCCGCGCGCAAGCAAACGCGGGCCAGGATACTGCTGAAGGCGGCAGCGGGCTGTAAGGATACGGCGATCATGGAAGCCCTGGCCGTGTCCGCCACCATGATCCACCACACCCGGCAACGATGTGTCGAAGAAGGCGTCGAAGCCGCGTTGAGCGATAGACCGCGTCCTGGAAAAGCACCGAAATTGACGGATAAGCAATGCGCCCATGTGATTGCCACCGCCTGTACCCCACCTCCCGCCGGACATGAGCACTGGACCTTGCGTCTCTTGGCCGACAAGGTCGTACAACTGGGATACGCCGATTCGTTCAGTCACGAAACGGTGCGTCGGCTTTTAAAAAAACACCT CTTAAAACCGTGGCAGGTGCAGGAGTGGTGTATTCCTGAGGTCGGTGCCGAATTTGTTGCGCCGATGGAAGATCTGCTTGATTTGTACGCAGAACCCTATGATCCGGCACGCCCGGTCATCTGCTTTGACGAAAGCCCGAAGCAACTGATTGGTGAGGTGCGTGAACCCATACCGCCACAACCCAGCGCGCCCGCTCGTCAGGATACTGAATACAAGCGCAACGGCGTGCGCAATCTGATGATGATCTGCGAACCGAAGCGGGGCTGGCGGGATGTACTGATCATGCAGCGCCGCACCAAGATCGACTTTGCTCACGCCATGCGGCACATCGTCGAATGCTACCCGGACGCGGAAGTGATTCGGGTTGTTCTGGACAACCTGAACACCCACAAAACAGCCTCTCTCTACGAAGCGTTTCAGCCAGAAGAAGCCCGCGCCATTGCCAGGAAGCTGGAGTTTCACTACACCCCCAAGCATGGCAGTTGGCTCAACATCGCTGAGCTTGAGCTGGCGGTGCTGTCTAACATGTGTTTGTCGCAACGTATCGCCGATGAAGAAATGCTGCGACGCGAGGTTGAGGCCAATGTGCGTGAACGCAACGCCAACGCCATCCCCGTCAAGTGGAAGTTCTCCACTCAGGATGCCCGGCGTAAGCTTGCTCGTCTTTATCCTTGTGTTTCAACGTGA
- the pssA gene encoding CDP-diacylglycerol--serine O-phosphatidyltransferase, with protein MPPLDSHHKLSLRQQSIYLLPNLFTLAALFAGFFAVVQSMNQRFEVAAVAVFIAMVLDSLDGRVARMTHSQSAFGAEFDSLSDMVSFGVAPALIAYEWMLRGMGKLGWMVAFLYCACAALRLARFNTMIGIADKRWFIGLPSPAAAALVAGLVWICHAYHYTDLPYLNWITLGFTAFAGCSMVVNTRFWSFKELHIRRKVPFVALLLVVVAILLIVSEPPLVLFGFFVLYSLSGYWMAIMRKLRPAAPVAKAP; from the coding sequence ATGCCTCCACTCGATTCCCATCATAAACTGTCCCTGCGTCAGCAAAGCATCTACCTGCTGCCTAACCTGTTTACCCTGGCCGCGCTGTTTGCCGGCTTTTTTGCCGTGGTTCAGTCGATGAACCAGCGCTTTGAAGTGGCCGCCGTGGCGGTGTTCATTGCCATGGTGCTCGACAGCCTGGATGGCCGGGTAGCGCGCATGACCCATAGCCAGAGCGCCTTTGGCGCCGAGTTCGACAGCTTGTCGGACATGGTCAGCTTTGGCGTTGCCCCGGCACTGATTGCCTACGAATGGATGCTGCGCGGCATGGGCAAGCTGGGCTGGATGGTGGCATTCCTGTACTGCGCCTGCGCCGCCCTGCGCCTGGCCCGCTTCAACACCATGATCGGCATTGCCGACAAGCGCTGGTTCATTGGACTGCCCAGCCCGGCGGCAGCAGCGCTGGTGGCCGGGCTGGTGTGGATTTGCCATGCCTACCATTACACCGACCTGCCCTACCTGAACTGGATCACCCTGGGCTTCACCGCCTTTGCCGGCTGCTCAATGGTGGTCAACACCCGGTTCTGGAGCTTCAAGGAGCTGCACATCCGCCGCAAGGTGCCGTTTGTAGCGCTGCTGCTGGTGGTGGTGGCCATTTTGTTGATTGTGTCCGAACCGCCGCTGGTGCTGTTTGGCTTTTTCGTGCTTTACAGCCTGTCGGGCTACTGGATGGCCATCATGCGCAAACTGCGCCCCGCCGCTCCGGTGGCCAAAGCCCCCTGA
- a CDS encoding SCO family protein, which yields MPRCLTPLACAMAATVLLGLGGCSPAPSTPPLAFQGSDVSGAALSDFTLTDHTGQPRKLSDYRGKAVVLYFGYTHCPDVCPTTLAELAQAMRELGPQAAQVQVLFVTIDPQRDTLPLLAQYAPAFDPSFVGLTGAPEQIAQVARQFKAVYRRQDGQGGSQGNDYTMDHSAGAYLLDREGKLRVHVAYGSGSAAFVHDLQLLLK from the coding sequence ATGCCCCGTTGCCTTACCCCGCTGGCCTGCGCCATGGCGGCTACCGTGCTGCTTGGCCTGGGCGGCTGCTCCCCGGCACCGTCCACCCCGCCCCTTGCGTTTCAGGGCAGCGATGTCAGCGGTGCCGCCCTCTCCGACTTCACCCTGACCGACCACACCGGCCAGCCACGCAAGCTGTCGGATTATCGCGGCAAGGCCGTCGTGCTGTATTTTGGCTACACCCACTGTCCGGATGTCTGCCCCACCACGCTGGCCGAGCTGGCGCAGGCCATGCGTGAACTGGGGCCGCAGGCGGCGCAGGTGCAGGTGCTGTTTGTCACCATCGACCCGCAACGCGACACCCTGCCGCTGCTGGCCCAATACGCTCCGGCATTTGACCCCAGCTTTGTCGGGCTGACTGGCGCTCCCGAACAAATTGCCCAGGTGGCCAGGCAGTTCAAGGCGGTTTACCGGCGGCAGGATGGCCAGGGCGGCAGCCAGGGCAACGACTACACCATGGACCATAGCGCTGGCGCGTATCTGCTCGACCGCGAGGGCAAGCTGCGCGTGCATGTGGCCTACGGCAGCGGCAGCGCCGCGTTTGTGCATGACCTGCAGCTGCTGCTGAAATAA
- a CDS encoding flagellar brake protein: protein MTESVHKHAIEDAGKEELTRFTTTSASDIFHHLRMLVNHGDPVTIFSNHGRSFMVSRLLGVDHKSCCLYFSQSGNSEANRQLLNSERTVFTCSPGGVKTQFLLTDVTAVDYDGQMAFMAPLPNEVTKLQRREYFRIQMPAGIPVTCTLYDYQGGAAITLQVYDISLGGLSLVLNARIPGFEIGTIYNRCELDLREYGIIPLVLKIRNQLVTRTTSGAEQRRVGTEFIELESRAQTLVQRYIAQLERERRAMASSRDD from the coding sequence GTGACCGAATCCGTCCACAAACACGCCATCGAAGACGCGGGCAAAGAAGAACTCACCCGGTTCACCACCACCTCGGCGAGTGATATCTTCCATCACCTGCGCATGCTGGTGAACCATGGTGACCCGGTCACCATCTTCTCCAACCATGGCCGCAGCTTCATGGTGTCGCGCCTGCTGGGGGTGGACCACAAAAGCTGCTGTCTGTATTTCAGCCAGAGCGGCAACTCGGAAGCCAACCGTCAGTTGCTCAATAGCGAACGCACGGTGTTCACCTGCTCGCCGGGCGGGGTAAAAACCCAGTTTCTGCTTACCGACGTCACCGCCGTGGACTACGACGGCCAGATGGCGTTTATGGCCCCGCTGCCCAACGAAGTGACCAAGCTGCAGCGGCGCGAGTACTTCCGCATCCAGATGCCTGCCGGCATTCCAGTCACCTGCACGCTGTACGACTATCAGGGTGGAGCCGCCATTACCCTGCAGGTGTACGACATCAGCCTGGGCGGCCTGTCGCTGGTGCTCAATGCGCGCATCCCCGGCTTTGAAATCGGCACCATTTATAACCGCTGCGAGCTCGACCTGCGCGAATACGGCATCATTCCGCTGGTGCTGAAAATCCGCAACCAGCTGGTCACCCGCACCACCTCCGGTGCCGAACAGCGCCGGGTAGGCACCGAATTCATCGAGCTGGAATCGCGGGCGCAAACCCTGGTGCAGCGCTATATTGCCCAGCTGGAGCGTGAACGCCGGGCCATGGCCTCGTCACGCGACGACTGA